A single Chloroflexota bacterium DNA region contains:
- a CDS encoding CTP synthase, producing MTTNFVFVTGGVVSSIGKGIAVASLGRVLKSRGVSVSVLKLDPYLNVDPGTMSPYQHGEVFVTRDGCETDLDLGHYERFIDVELTRASNLTAGQIYQDIISRERQGEFLGGTIQAVPHVTDAIKQHMLSLAQSSEAEVIIVEVGGTVGDIEGLPFLEAIRQMRNEVGRDNVCYIHLTFLPFIMATGELKTKPTQHSVRELRSIGIQPDVIVCRSDYEVDDDIKRKISIHCDVPLPAVITLPTVDTVYEVPLILEDEGMGELVVNTLGIESAGRDMAGWEMLVEGIKTPKEALPVAVVGKYVDLQDSYLSVKEALFHAGMAHDVDIDVRWVRSEDIEQQGPARLLDDVRGIVVPGGFGQRGVEGMILTAEYARTHKIPYLGLCLGLQVMVIEMARNGLGKEAAHSTEFNPLTADPVIDIMPEQRVITQMGGTMRLGEYPCDLMADSKARAAYGVSSISERHRHRFEFNNDYQEAFESVGLWPSGLSPNGKLVEIMELEPNMHPFMLGVQFHPEFRSRPNKPHPLFEGFVESALETLREGAQHLLPIDEGAKRTVDAQ from the coding sequence ATGACGACTAATTTTGTGTTTGTTACCGGCGGCGTGGTCAGCTCTATTGGCAAGGGCATCGCCGTCGCGTCTCTTGGGCGTGTGCTTAAGAGCAGGGGTGTGTCCGTCTCCGTGCTGAAGCTCGACCCGTATCTCAATGTCGATCCGGGCACTATGTCTCCGTATCAGCATGGCGAGGTATTCGTAACGCGCGATGGCTGCGAGACCGATCTCGACCTTGGCCACTACGAGCGCTTTATCGATGTGGAACTGACCCGCGCATCCAACCTGACCGCCGGGCAGATTTACCAAGACATCATATCGCGCGAGCGGCAGGGCGAGTTCCTCGGCGGCACCATCCAAGCCGTGCCGCATGTCACCGACGCCATCAAGCAGCACATGCTCAGTCTTGCGCAAAGCAGCGAAGCCGAAGTCATCATCGTCGAAGTCGGCGGCACGGTCGGCGACATCGAAGGGCTGCCATTTCTCGAAGCCATCCGGCAGATGCGCAACGAAGTCGGCCGCGACAATGTGTGCTACATCCATCTGACATTCCTGCCGTTCATCATGGCAACGGGCGAGCTGAAGACCAAACCCACTCAGCACAGCGTCCGCGAACTGCGCAGCATCGGCATTCAGCCCGATGTCATCGTCTGCCGCAGCGACTACGAAGTCGATGACGACATCAAGCGTAAGATAAGCATCCACTGCGATGTGCCGCTTCCCGCCGTCATAACCCTGCCCACGGTAGATACGGTGTACGAAGTGCCGCTCATACTGGAAGACGAAGGCATGGGCGAACTCGTAGTCAACACCTTGGGCATCGAGAGCGCGGGACGCGACATGGCGGGCTGGGAGATGTTGGTAGAGGGCATCAAGACGCCCAAGGAAGCCCTGCCCGTCGCGGTCGTGGGCAAGTATGTGGACTTGCAGGATTCGTACCTGTCGGTCAAGGAAGCGCTGTTCCACGCGGGCATGGCGCACGATGTGGACATCGATGTGCGCTGGGTGCGCTCTGAAGACATAGAGCAGCAAGGACCGGCGCGCCTGCTGGACGATGTGCGTGGCATCGTGGTGCCCGGCGGATTTGGGCAGCGCGGCGTCGAGGGAATGATCCTCACCGCGGAATACGCTCGCACGCACAAGATACCCTATCTCGGCTTGTGCCTTGGCTTGCAGGTGATGGTAATCGAGATGGCGCGGAACGGGCTTGGCAAAGAGGCGGCGCACTCCACCGAGTTCAACCCGCTCACCGCAGACCCGGTTATCGACATTATGCCGGAGCAGCGCGTCATAACGCAGATGGGCGGCACGATGCGGCTCGGCGAGTACCCATGCGACCTGATGGCGGATAGCAAGGCGCGCGCCGCGTATGGCGTATCGTCGATCAGCGAGCGCCACCGCCACCGCTTCGAGTTCAACAACGACTATCAGGAAGCGTTCGAGTCTGTTGGGTTATGGCCCTCCGGCCTTTCCCCGAATGGCAAGCTGGTGGAGATTATGGAGCTGGAGCCGAACATGCACCCGTTCATGCTGGGTGTGCAGTTCCACCCGGAGTTCCGCTCTCGGCCTAACAAGCCGCATCCATTGTTCGAGGGCTTCGTCGAATCCGCGCTGGAGACACTGCGCGAGGGCGCGCAACATTTGCTGCCGATAGACGAAGGCGCCAAGCGCACCGTGGACGCGCAATGA
- a CDS encoding glucose 1-dehydrogenase — protein MRLEGKVAIISGGARGQGAAEAKMFAREGAKVVFGDILDDEGKQVEAEINETGGDATYVNLDVTSEDAWQNAVDTAVERYGKVDILVNNAGVAFWTFGDDASVEDWDTVMDINAKGVFLGTKVVIPAMRDAGGGSIVNISSISGMVGQATIHPGYNASKGAVRILTKSTAIQYAKEGIRCNSVHPGPVRTEMTARGWRDPERRQRTEQNTPLGRYADADEIASGVLFLASNESSYMTGSELVIDGGVIAQ, from the coding sequence ATGAGGCTAGAAGGCAAGGTCGCAATCATAAGCGGCGGCGCGCGAGGGCAGGGCGCTGCGGAGGCGAAGATGTTCGCGCGCGAAGGCGCAAAGGTTGTCTTCGGCGACATCCTCGATGACGAAGGCAAGCAGGTCGAAGCCGAGATTAACGAGACCGGCGGAGACGCAACCTATGTCAACTTGGATGTTACCAGCGAAGACGCTTGGCAGAACGCCGTCGATACCGCAGTCGAGCGCTACGGCAAAGTGGACATTCTGGTGAACAACGCCGGCGTCGCGTTCTGGACATTCGGCGATGACGCAAGCGTGGAAGACTGGGACACCGTGATGGACATCAACGCCAAGGGCGTGTTCCTAGGCACGAAGGTGGTGATTCCGGCGATGCGCGATGCGGGCGGCGGCTCCATTGTGAACATATCGTCCATATCCGGCATGGTGGGGCAGGCGACCATCCATCCCGGCTACAACGCATCCAAGGGCGCGGTTCGCATACTCACCAAGTCCACCGCGATCCAATACGCGAAAGAAGGCATACGCTGCAACTCTGTGCATCCCGGTCCGGTGCGCACGGAGATGACCGCGCGCGGCTGGCGAGACCCAGAGCGACGCCAGCGCACCGAGCAAAACACACCGCTGGGCCGCTACGCCGACGCCGACGAGATAGCGAGCGGCGTGCTGTTCCTGGCATCAAACGAATCGTCCTACATGACAGGCAGCGAATTAGTAATCGACGGCGGCGTAATCGCGCAGTAG
- a CDS encoding ThuA domain-containing protein: protein MCIHIAGCASADWHEYYDITGGGWLLTDSYHPPYGKFEVNITDADSPAAAGISDFETNDELYMGIEFKDGNDVFMTGDSEDGTWTWRGEETFMPGGTFPLGWTQQFGNGKVFVTLLGHNGLSFETPEFQRTVLNGIDWTTS, encoded by the coding sequence ATCTGCATCCACATCGCCGGCTGCGCCTCGGCAGACTGGCACGAATACTACGACATCACCGGCGGCGGTTGGTTGCTCACGGATAGCTACCACCCGCCATACGGCAAGTTCGAGGTGAATATCACTGACGCGGATAGTCCTGCGGCAGCGGGTATATCCGACTTCGAGACGAACGACGAACTCTATATGGGCATCGAATTCAAAGACGGCAACGATGTCTTCATGACCGGCGACTCCGAAGACGGCACTTGGACTTGGCGCGGCGAAGAGACATTCATGCCCGGTGGCACATTCCCGCTCGGCTGGACGCAGCAGTTCGGCAACGGTAAAGTGTTCGTAACACTGTTAGGGCACAACGGATTGAGCTTCGAGACACCGGAGTTTCAGCGCACAGTGCTAAACGGCATCGACTGGACGACATCATAA
- a CDS encoding ThuA domain-containing protein has product MNLLVLSGGRHPYEESTPVLEGFLTGAGHEVNVTEDASILADADAMSGYDALVFNTMRAGDDAMTREQQAGMTMEGRASSASTSPAAPRQTGTNTTTSPAAVGCSRIATTRHTASSR; this is encoded by the coding sequence ATGAATCTACTGGTACTATCCGGCGGCAGACATCCTTATGAAGAGTCCACGCCTGTGCTAGAGGGCTTTCTGACCGGAGCCGGGCACGAGGTGAATGTTACCGAAGACGCTTCGATTCTGGCGGATGCGGATGCGATGAGCGGCTACGATGCGCTGGTGTTCAACACGATGCGCGCGGGCGACGACGCGATGACGCGCGAGCAGCAGGCAGGCATGACAATGGAGGGAAGGGCTTCATCTGCATCCACATCGCCGGCTGCGCCTCGGCAGACTGGCACGAATACTACGACATCACCGGCGGCGGTTGGTTGCTCACGGATAGCTACCACCCGCCATACGGCAAGTTCGAGGTGA
- a CDS encoding MFS transporter, producing the protein MAERNEKVAVNELVGRIAAVLDGKGDRLWTRDFILTLITGHFMFAGYTATLTIIPPFAVEYLKGDASFHLPIIIGAFGIVGLLIRPVGGQWIYTLGPKRVAVIGTAIVALGSLSYIFALSPWWLMPMRMLQGVGLALGPVATSTMVANLAPNTRRAEAMAYMGNAINISFLYSPFVASFLYDNAGPQNAFLFSALAAAIGTLACLRISASRIGFERPAPGPAAGASGDKPPLIARSALFPTLVFLTYTFTTAPTNTYLPLLAHEQSLGNPGLYYTVFSVVSMFAMAAGGPIADRLGRATVIVPGLLAVAIAMFVLNGAFFQAMFLSGGFFAGLGFGLLQPGIQSFTVDRAPMRERSAAMATLQQAWDVGGSFGAFVFIPIHSFIGTSNTFGITGIGALIGMLGFIIGNAKSRTKLPEQAAAGD; encoded by the coding sequence TTGGCGGAAAGAAACGAGAAGGTTGCCGTGAACGAGTTGGTCGGGCGGATTGCCGCCGTTTTGGATGGAAAGGGCGATAGGCTTTGGACGCGCGATTTCATCCTGACGCTGATTACCGGGCACTTCATGTTCGCCGGCTACACCGCGACTCTGACGATTATCCCGCCGTTCGCCGTCGAATACCTTAAGGGCGACGCGTCGTTTCACCTGCCTATAATCATCGGCGCGTTCGGCATTGTGGGCTTGCTGATACGACCAGTCGGCGGGCAGTGGATATACACGCTGGGGCCCAAGCGCGTGGCGGTCATCGGCACGGCTATCGTGGCGCTCGGTAGCCTATCGTACATATTCGCGCTCAGCCCGTGGTGGCTGATGCCGATGCGCATGCTGCAAGGCGTCGGGCTTGCGCTCGGTCCCGTCGCCACATCTACTATGGTAGCGAACCTCGCGCCGAACACACGCCGCGCCGAGGCGATGGCGTACATGGGCAACGCCATCAACATATCGTTCCTGTATTCACCGTTCGTGGCGTCGTTCTTGTACGATAACGCCGGCCCACAGAACGCGTTCCTATTCTCGGCGCTGGCGGCGGCTATCGGCACATTGGCATGCCTTCGCATATCCGCAAGCCGCATCGGGTTCGAGCGTCCCGCTCCGGGTCCTGCAGCCGGCGCATCCGGCGACAAGCCGCCGCTAATAGCGCGCTCGGCGCTGTTTCCCACGCTGGTGTTCCTGACTTATACCTTCACCACCGCGCCGACGAACACCTACTTGCCCTTGCTGGCGCACGAGCAGAGCTTGGGCAACCCGGGTCTGTACTACACGGTGTTCTCGGTCGTGTCCATGTTCGCGATGGCGGCAGGCGGACCGATCGCAGACAGACTTGGGCGCGCGACGGTCATCGTGCCGGGTTTGCTGGCTGTGGCGATTGCCATGTTCGTGCTGAACGGAGCATTCTTCCAGGCGATGTTCTTGAGCGGCGGATTCTTCGCCGGGCTGGGATTCGGGCTGCTGCAGCCGGGCATACAGTCGTTCACAGTGGACAGAGCGCCTATGCGAGAGCGCAGCGCGGCGATGGCGACGCTGCAGCAGGCGTGGGATGTAGGCGGCTCGTTCGGCGCGTTCGTGTTCATCCCAATACACAGCTTCATCGGCACATCCAACACATTCGGCATAACGGGCATCGGAGCGCTAATCGGCATGCTAGGCTTCATAATCGGCAACGCCAAGTCACGGACCAAGCTGCCAGAACAGGCTGCGGCGGGAGACTAA
- a CDS encoding thiamine pyrophosphate-binding protein, with translation MAKMSGGEALAKSLVREGVEVVFGIPGIQIYGIVAGLRDEPGIRMITTRHEQATTYMADGYARASGKPGVALVVPGVGLYNAASGLTNAYSRSSPVLLIAGQIPRGAMGKGLGTVHGVENQPGAVRSVTKWQRLAMRPREVPDAVFEAFRQMRTGRPRPTLIEIPPEVGVETEEVALRNPARISRIVPSPDDLREAARIIARSRLPLIYAGGGVARSDAEEVLVRLAEATNIPVVTSSGGKGTIPDGHPLSYGSCFSPRGEIQEMNQLYEVMQSADVVIGIGARFSLGNPAGESSTLVNINIDDGELTRVQSNTIPLHGDARATIDALIPHLIEAGAGERPSPAEAVEAARSLIAYYDIRLKEPQYPVMEAIRRGIPEDAFVVWDINQLSFYARTHWSVNHPKTYIDAGYSFNVGYSFPTALGVKVAKPDRPTLCMVGDGGFMFNASELSTAVKYGINVVTVLFNNDSYGNVARDLEESFAGTYETDLHNPDFVKFAESFGAVAMRANDPMELETLIPLALEREAPVVIDVPLRDMPFPPAPQFAPLYNLPWTHPQEGLIVS, from the coding sequence TTGGCAAAGATGAGCGGCGGCGAGGCGCTGGCGAAATCACTCGTGCGGGAAGGCGTAGAGGTGGTGTTCGGGATTCCAGGCATACAGATATATGGGATCGTCGCCGGTCTGCGCGATGAACCCGGCATACGCATGATAACTACACGGCACGAGCAGGCTACGACTTACATGGCGGACGGGTATGCTCGCGCATCGGGGAAGCCGGGAGTGGCGCTGGTGGTCCCGGGAGTGGGTCTGTACAATGCCGCATCGGGCTTGACCAACGCCTACTCGCGTTCCTCACCCGTCCTGCTCATCGCCGGTCAGATTCCGCGCGGCGCGATGGGCAAGGGGCTTGGCACTGTGCATGGAGTCGAGAACCAGCCCGGCGCGGTGCGCTCAGTAACGAAGTGGCAACGATTGGCAATGAGGCCGAGGGAGGTTCCTGACGCAGTGTTCGAGGCGTTCAGGCAGATGCGTACAGGAAGGCCTCGTCCCACGCTCATCGAGATCCCGCCGGAAGTAGGCGTCGAGACGGAGGAAGTCGCGCTTCGCAATCCTGCCCGAATCTCGCGAATCGTGCCGAGCCCGGACGATCTTCGAGAAGCCGCTCGCATCATCGCGCGGTCTCGCTTGCCACTGATATACGCGGGTGGCGGAGTGGCGAGGTCGGATGCCGAGGAAGTTCTGGTGAGGCTTGCGGAGGCGACGAATATACCCGTGGTTACTTCGAGCGGCGGAAAGGGAACCATACCGGACGGACATCCGCTGTCTTACGGTTCTTGTTTCAGCCCTCGCGGAGAGATACAGGAGATGAACCAGCTTTACGAGGTGATGCAGTCCGCCGATGTGGTGATTGGAATCGGGGCGCGCTTTTCGCTGGGCAATCCTGCGGGGGAGTCGTCCACGCTGGTGAACATAAACATCGACGACGGCGAACTTACGAGAGTCCAGTCCAACACCATCCCACTACATGGAGACGCGAGAGCTACGATAGATGCCCTGATTCCGCACCTGATAGAGGCCGGCGCCGGAGAGCGCCCTTCGCCTGCCGAAGCGGTGGAGGCGGCGCGCAGCCTGATTGCCTACTATGACATCAGGCTCAAGGAGCCGCAGTATCCTGTGATGGAGGCAATCCGCAGGGGCATACCTGAGGACGCTTTCGTAGTCTGGGACATCAACCAGTTAAGCTTCTACGCCCGCACGCATTGGTCGGTGAACCACCCCAAGACTTACATAGACGCGGGCTACTCGTTCAATGTGGGCTATTCATTCCCGACGGCGCTGGGTGTGAAGGTAGCTAAACCCGACCGTCCCACGCTGTGCATGGTGGGCGACGGCGGCTTTATGTTCAACGCATCGGAGCTATCCACTGCCGTCAAGTATGGTATCAATGTGGTAACAGTCCTGTTCAACAATGACTCTTACGGCAATGTCGCGCGCGACTTGGAAGAATCTTTTGCAGGAACTTACGAGACCGACCTACACAATCCGGATTTCGTCAAGTTCGCGGAGTCGTTCGGCGCGGTCGCAATGAGGGCGAATGACCCAATGGAGCTGGAAACGCTGATTCCTCTCGCGCTGGAACGCGAGGCTCCGGTGGTCATCGACGTGCCTCTCCGAGACATGCCCTTTCCGCCCGCGCCGCAGTTCGCGCCTCTCTATAATCTGCCATGGACGCACCCACAGGAAGGTCTGATTGTATCGTGA
- a CDS encoding SMP-30/gluconolactonase/LRE family protein — protein sequence MERYMSWQFILVNGPYGGIAEGPAWDGSALLFTHIPASRIIRYDPQDRGSSVYRSDTNNANGLMFDPQGRLYACEGGARRVVRYEADGSATVLADGFEGKRLNVPNDLAIDPNGSVWFTDPFYEGAGGEWSNDRSNKDLDHDSVYRLDEQDDGSWSITRVTFDTTRPNGLLFSLDHKTLYVAQSGRNADEKRELRAYPVNEDGSLGDHTVLHDFGAHRGIDGMVLDTEGNIVATAGFDESGPGPMIYVFAPDGEVIETHPTPTDRPTNCSFGGSDLTTLFVTTGGGDVYMAHTDRQGRLHYPSV from the coding sequence ATGGAGAGATACATGAGCTGGCAATTTATTCTGGTCAACGGGCCTTATGGCGGCATTGCTGAGGGACCGGCGTGGGACGGTAGCGCGCTGCTGTTCACACACATCCCGGCTAGCCGCATCATCCGCTACGATCCGCAGGACCGCGGGTCTAGCGTCTATCGGTCGGACACGAACAACGCGAACGGGCTGATGTTCGACCCGCAAGGCAGGCTGTACGCATGCGAAGGCGGCGCGAGGCGTGTCGTGCGCTACGAGGCGGACGGATCCGCGACGGTGCTCGCGGACGGCTTTGAAGGCAAGCGGCTTAATGTGCCGAACGACCTTGCTATCGACCCAAACGGCAGCGTCTGGTTCACCGACCCGTTCTACGAAGGCGCGGGCGGCGAGTGGAGCAACGACCGCTCCAACAAAGACCTCGACCACGATTCAGTCTATCGACTGGACGAGCAGGACGACGGCAGCTGGTCGATCACACGCGTAACTTTCGACACTACGCGGCCGAACGGACTGCTGTTCTCGCTCGACCACAAGACTCTGTATGTGGCGCAGTCCGGGCGCAACGCGGACGAGAAGCGCGAGTTACGGGCGTATCCGGTGAACGAAGACGGCAGTCTCGGCGATCACACCGTGCTGCACGACTTTGGCGCGCACCGCGGCATCGACGGCATGGTGCTGGACACCGAGGGCAATATCGTAGCGACGGCGGGCTTTGACGAGAGCGGGCCGGGGCCGATGATATATGTCTTCGCGCCCGACGGCGAAGTGATCGAAACGCACCCCACGCCCACCGATCGCCCGACAAACTGCTCGTTCGGCGGCTCCGACCTGACCACGCTGTTCGTAACCACAGGCGGCGGCGATGTCTATATGGCGCATACCGACCGACAAGGCAGGCTGCACTACCCTAGCGTGTAG
- a CDS encoding Gfo/Idh/MocA family oxidoreductase produces MADDTIRIGLVGAGGNTTLRHIPGFQEIDGVEIVSVANRSRASGQRIADQYGLPEVYDSWVDLIDADDTDAICIGTWPYMHRDMVLAALESDKHVMTEARMCMDAAQAREMLDASRLAPHLVAQIVPSPMTLRVDNTVKQLIADGYLGDVLSVNLVANDKTMHPAGFVAPEAPYHWRHDRDFSGYNIMQMGIWYEAMMRWVGPAQTVQSLTRVHVTRRDDSGSSKVITIPDHIEVLCEMYSGPLLHIRMSAVTGHSPQNGAWLHGTDGTLFVESPGMALYGGTRDDSEMSEIEIPEENQGYWRVEEEFINAIRGVEEITHTNFADGVRYMDFTEAVTISAQTGEKVQLPL; encoded by the coding sequence ATGGCAGACGACACTATACGAATCGGACTTGTGGGCGCGGGCGGGAATACGACTCTGCGCCATATACCCGGCTTTCAGGAAATCGACGGCGTTGAGATTGTCAGCGTGGCGAACCGCAGCCGCGCGTCCGGTCAGCGCATCGCCGACCAATACGGACTGCCCGAAGTCTATGACAGCTGGGTTGACCTAATAGACGCGGACGACACGGACGCCATTTGCATCGGCACATGGCCGTATATGCACCGCGATATGGTGCTTGCCGCGCTGGAGAGCGACAAGCATGTGATGACAGAGGCGCGGATGTGCATGGACGCGGCGCAGGCGCGGGAGATGCTGGATGCGTCTCGGCTTGCTCCGCACTTGGTCGCGCAGATTGTCCCCTCACCGATGACGCTGCGTGTGGATAACACTGTCAAGCAGCTCATCGCGGACGGCTATCTGGGCGATGTGCTGTCCGTGAACCTCGTGGCCAATGACAAGACGATGCATCCGGCAGGTTTCGTCGCGCCGGAAGCTCCGTATCACTGGCGGCACGACCGCGACTTCAGCGGCTACAATATCATGCAAATGGGCATCTGGTACGAGGCGATGATGCGCTGGGTCGGTCCCGCGCAGACAGTGCAGTCGCTGACGCGCGTGCATGTGACGCGGCGCGACGACAGCGGCAGCTCGAAGGTCATCACGATACCGGACCACATCGAAGTACTATGCGAGATGTACTCGGGGCCACTGCTGCACATACGCATGAGCGCGGTAACCGGGCATTCGCCGCAGAACGGCGCGTGGCTGCACGGCACCGACGGCACGCTGTTCGTCGAGTCGCCCGGCATGGCGCTGTACGGAGGCACCCGCGACGACAGTGAAATGTCTGAGATTGAGATACCCGAAGAAAACCAGGGCTACTGGCGCGTGGAAGAAGAGTTCATCAACGCCATTCGTGGCGTCGAAGAGATAACGCACACCAACTTCGCCGACGGTGTGCGCTACATGGACTTCACCGAGGCGGTTACGATAAGCGCGCAGACGGGGGAGAAAGTGCAACTGCCGCTGTAG
- a CDS encoding GYD domain-containing protein — MATYILRISTTSRGRRMILEDPNVILNTEDEMDFTGAGIIGLYAVLGDIDFVAILEADDNAAAARFALELGVKAGLRTTTLPAIPIGRLEDRSGDRPRGQSAYAVIGSGPGGGAGAS; from the coding sequence ATGGCAACATACATACTCCGTATATCTACCACATCCAGAGGGCGCAGGATGATACTCGAAGACCCGAATGTCATCCTCAACACCGAGGACGAAATGGACTTCACTGGCGCGGGGATAATAGGGCTGTACGCCGTGCTGGGCGACATAGACTTCGTAGCCATACTGGAGGCTGACGACAACGCCGCCGCCGCGCGCTTCGCCCTGGAACTTGGCGTAAAGGCGGGCTTGCGAACCACTACGCTACCCGCCATCCCGATCGGCCGCCTCGAAGACAGGTCCGGCGACCGCCCCAGAGGGCAAAGCGCCTACGCCGTCATCGGCTCCGGACCGGGCGGAGGCGCCGGCGCGTCATAA
- a CDS encoding PLP-dependent aminotransferase family protein, which yields MDYSEFFSKNLPAAVDMPAGLRADTAHIFSVTNAVPQAIDGALYAEAMSSVLLREATSLAGYPGLKGHEGLRGVIADELKDKRSADVDIDDIFISDGAGGAIRKLVDAFIDAGDVVIAEEFTYSGTLNMLLSKRAEVIHVNSDMDGMDTEALEAEIKRLAAQGRKPKFIYTIPVYQNPTGATLSLERRKHMLRIAAEYNIPIVENESYADFRIDGDPLPPSMLGMDDSGLVIYVSSYTKLLGCGLRVGFAVAPQQVQDALTGGMPSQLATMLVYEYLRTRKAQHVETVRRELLSRRDALVSAVRENFPSECEIVAPHGGMMGWVRMPEDTDTWAALDSAVEAGVKYNPGGIYRADRARNNHLRMTFSHNTAEEIREGVATLAGVFERRGMFG from the coding sequence ATGGATTACTCAGAGTTTTTCTCTAAAAATCTGCCCGCTGCGGTGGATATGCCCGCCGGGCTGCGCGCGGATACGGCGCACATATTCTCGGTAACGAACGCGGTGCCGCAGGCTATCGACGGTGCACTGTACGCCGAGGCGATGAGCAGCGTGCTGTTGCGCGAGGCAACGAGTCTCGCGGGCTATCCCGGCTTGAAGGGACACGAAGGGCTGCGCGGCGTGATTGCCGACGAGCTGAAGGACAAGCGCAGCGCCGATGTCGATATAGACGATATATTCATCAGCGATGGCGCGGGCGGCGCAATCCGCAAGCTGGTCGATGCGTTTATCGACGCCGGCGATGTCGTGATTGCCGAAGAGTTCACCTACTCCGGCACGCTGAATATGCTGCTCAGCAAGCGCGCCGAAGTGATTCATGTGAACTCGGATATGGACGGCATGGACACCGAGGCGCTCGAAGCCGAAATTAAACGGCTCGCCGCGCAAGGTAGAAAGCCGAAGTTCATCTACACCATTCCCGTGTACCAGAACCCCACCGGCGCGACACTCAGCCTTGAACGCCGCAAGCACATGCTGCGGATCGCCGCCGAGTACAACATCCCTATCGTCGAAAATGAGTCGTACGCGGACTTTCGCATAGACGGCGACCCGCTGCCGCCATCAATGCTGGGCATGGACGACAGCGGCTTGGTCATCTATGTGTCATCGTACACGAAGCTGCTCGGCTGCGGGCTGCGCGTAGGCTTTGCGGTCGCGCCGCAGCAGGTGCAGGATGCGCTGACCGGCGGCATGCCGAGCCAGCTAGCGACGATGCTGGTGTACGAATATCTGCGAACACGCAAGGCGCAGCATGTCGAGACGGTGCGGCGAGAGCTACTGTCCCGGCGAGACGCGCTCGTCAGCGCAGTGCGCGAGAACTTCCCGTCAGAGTGCGAAATCGTCGCGCCGCACGGTGGCATGATGGGCTGGGTACGAATGCCCGAAGACACCGACACATGGGCAGCGCTCGACAGCGCGGTCGAGGCAGGCGTGAAATACAATCCCGGCGGCATCTACCGCGCCGACCGCGCCCGAAACAACCACCTGCGCATGACATTCAGCCACAACACGGCGGAAGAAATCCGCGAGGGCGTCGCCACGCTCGCCGGTGTGTTCGAACGGCGTGGGATGTTCGGATAA